Within Dysgonomonas sp. HDW5A, the genomic segment TGAGGTATTGCCGATAATATATTTTCTAAATCTGTTTTCAGATCGGTCGATTTGATTACTTTCTGCATTATTCTGTCTTATATTTTATAGTACTTAAACAGTATGATAGATAGTGTATTTTATTTAAAATAGCTTTCTGCGGGAAATTTATATCCTCTAAGAAGTTCGTCTATTCTCATCGCTTTTTTTCCGGGGAGTTGTATTTCGTTGACCTCTATAAACCCATTTGTACAGGCAATATGTAGATATGTTTTATTATCTGTTGAAATACTTCCTGCAGGTAGCTGTGTTTCTGTTAGAATTTTATTCACAGAATATAATTTGGCTGCAACAGGCTCCTGATCAGGAGAATGTAGTTCAGTCCATGCTACTGGATAAGGCGATAGCCCTCGTATATGGTTGTAGATTCGCTCAACAGATTGATTCCAATCTATACGGCATGTTTCTTTAAATATTTTGGGTGCAGCTTTTAGTTCTGTTTCATTCTGAATAAACTGTTCTTGAGGAATGGCATCGACTTTATCATCGAGAAGTAAGTCTACTGTTTTTTGCACCAGTCTTGCTCCCATATTCATGAGTTCGTCATGTATTTTTCCAACATTGTCCGATTCACCGATAGGAATACGTTCTTGTGCTATAATTTTACCTGTATCAATTTCATGTGTCAGGAAGAAAGTTGTAGCTCCTGTTTCCTTTTCTCCATTTATAATGGCCCAATTGATAGGGGCTGCTCCTCTGTATTGAGGCAATAATGAAGCGTGCAAATTAAATGTACCTAATCTGGGCATATCCCAAATAACTTCGGGTAACATTCTGAATGCTACGACAATTTGAAGATCAGCTTTTAGGGCTTTTAACTCTTCTATAAAAGATTCGTTTTTAAGCTTTTCAGGTTGGAGTATTTGTAAATTCTGCTCCAAGGCATATTGTTTTACAGCCGAATATTGTATTTTATGTCCTCTGCCACTTGGCTTATCAGGCATAGTAATTACTCCCACAACATTGTAATCGTTCTCGACTAGTATACGTAGACTTGCCACAGCAAAGTCAGGGGTACCCATAAAAACAATTCTTAAATCTCTTTTATCCATTAATATTCACAAGTGTCGTAAATAATCTGTTATATCTTAATTTATCACAAGTCTTTATAGTCTTTTATTGCTTGAATAAAAACGTCTATAAAACTTAATCGCGTTCAGAGAAGTTGTCAACCAATACTTTTCGATAGTTGTTTAATATGCTCGATTTGGATACGAAACCCAGATATTTCCCATGTTCATCAATAACAGGTAGATTCCATGCTTTTGTCTTATCAAATAATGACATGATTTCTTCCATGTGCATATTGATACTTATAACCGCCGGAGGCGATACTAAAAAGCGGGTAATTTTAAACTTGTCATATAATTCGGGTCTGAACATAATGTTTCGTATGTTATCGATCAATACGACTCCTGCCAATTTTCCTGCATCGTCTACCACAGGAAAAATATTTCGAGACGATTGTGTAATAACTTTTACCATATCACCCAAAGTCATATTCGGATTTACGGGTTGGAAATTATGTTCTATCAGCGATTTTAAATCCATTAGAGTCAGTACAGCTTTGTCTTTTTGATGAGTGATTAACTCTCCTTTTTTAGCAAGACGCATGGCGTATATACTGTGAGGTTCGAATAGTTTGATTGTTGCGTATGAAATTGTCGAAACAATAAGCAGTGGTAATAGAAGTTCATATCCCCCTGTTAATTCGGCAATAAGGAATGTTCCTGTTAATGGAGCGTGCATAACCCCGGCCATAACTCCTGCCATGCCCATAAGAGCAAAGTTTTCGTGAGGAAGAAATGGTGATAAATGAAAGTGGTTAAGTATATAGGCAAATACAAATCCTGCTACACATCCTAAAAATAGCGAAGGTGCAAAGATACCGCCTGTACCGCCTCCGCCATTAGTGGCACTGGATGCGAATACTTTAAATATAAGGAGTGAAATTAAAAGTCCGACAATTCCCCAAGACGAATTTTTCAAAGGGTAAAACAAGCTACCGTTCATTATAGACTCATTGTCTTTAAGTCCGCTTAATAATGCTTCTATTGTATCGTACCCTTCTCCGTAGAAAGGAGGGAATAGAAAAATAAGTACGCTCAGTAAGCTTCCTCCAAGTGCAAACTTCTGCCAGTAATTGAGCTTGCGAAATACATTTTCGATGGCGTTCATCGCTCTTGTAAAGTATAACGACACAAGCCCACAGAAGATACCCAGTAAAATAACATAAGGTATGCGTTCGAGATGAAATATTTCGACATAAGCATATCTAAACATGGCTCCCGTTCCGGTAGTCATATAGGCAAAAGTAGCAGCGGTAACCGATGTAATAAGCAAAGGCAGAACCGTAGTCATTGTCAGATCGAGCATCAATACTTCGATTACAAAAACTAATCCGGCGATAGGTGCTTTGAAAATGCCTGCAATAGCTCCGGCAGCTCCGCACCCTATAAGTAGCATTAAGTGTCGTTGTTCAATTTTAAAAGCACGTCCAAGGTTGGAACCGATGGCAGCTCCGGTCAATACAATAGGTGCCTCTGCTCCGACAGATCCCCCAAAACCGATGGTTACAGAACTGGCGAGAATAGAGCTATACATATTGTGAGCTTTTATATAGCTTTTACGTTGAGATATGGCGTAGAGTATTTTGGTAACTCCGTGACTGATGTCATCTCTTACTACATATTTTACGAAGAGTCCGGCAATAAGAATACCTGCTACCGGATAAATCAAATATAGAAAGTTTACATGTGCATCATTGAAGTTATGAGTAAGAACATGTTGTATGGAATGAATTATAGTTTTAAGTATAAGTGCTGCCGCTGCCGTTAAGATACCGACAAGAAAACTTAAAAAGATAATAAAATGTTGTTCTTTGACATTCCTGTTTTTCCAGGCAATAAAACTGTTAAAAGTGTTCCTCTCTGACATACCTATAAATCTTATGAACTTCAAATTTACAAATAAGAATATAAAGAATGAAGCTTTTGAACGATCAAATTAGGAAAATGTGCATAAGTCTTCTACACAATCGTAATACTAAACTCACGAAGTAATCCCGATAGGTTATTCTCTGAAAATATAGCTTTCTTCAGATTGTTTTGCGTCGGACTTATTGTGAAATTATAAGCAGTACTTAAATTGGCTTCTTTCAGGTTGGTATTGGCAAATGTGGCTTCTTCGAGATTTACCTGATGGAACAATGAATTTGGGAGTTGGGTTCCTGCCAGATCAACACCTTTCATTGAGCATTTACCAAAAGTAGTATTTGCCATCTTTAATTTTTCGAATGAGCAAAAATCGAGAATACAATCGGTAAAGTTTACTTCGAATAGAAATCCGGGGCAACGGCTAAAATCGACTCCCATGAGTTTACAGTTTTCGAATTTTACATCATTCAATTGCGTGTTACTGAGTTTACACATCGATAAATCGCAATTTTTGAAAGTACAATTCGAAAAGATACAATTGGTGAATGTTTGCTCAAAGAGATTGCATCTTTCAATCGTACATTCAAAATATTCAATATCGTTCATTCCTGCTTCGAGAAATATCTCTTGTGTGATTGTTTGGTTTTCGTAAATTCTACTCATAGTCAGGAAATAGTTATTGTTATATTTCGAATAAACAAGTGCTTGTATTTGTAGTAATGAATAGGTTTGAAATCTATTCTCTGATTATTTTGACTTGACCATCCAAGCCCAATTTTATAATACTTGATGGTTTGGGATTTGATAATTCTTCCTGACGAAAACCAACTATATAATCAACACCATTCTTTATAATGTCCGATATTTGAGAGAAATTTTGTGGCGAAGGTTCTCCACTGACATTGGCAGATGTCGAAACAATGGCTTTACGAAAACGTCTGCAAAGTTCTTGGGAGAATTTCTCCTTAGTTACCCTTATAGCAAGAGTTCCATCTTCAGCAATCAGATTTTCTGCCACTTGACGTGCTTTGTCATAAATAATAGTCAAAGGCTTTTCTGATACTTCAATAAGATCCCATGCCATATCAGGAACTTCGGCCAAATAATAATCGAGCTTTACCGGAATGTCTATCAATACAATCATCGATTTACTATCAGAACGTTTTTTTAGCTCATATACTTTACGAACCGCATCTTCGTTAGTTGCATCACATCCAATTCCCCATATAGTATCGGTAGGATATAGTATAATACCTCCCGCATTCATTACCTCGCAGGCTTTTAATATATCTTCTTTCATTTCTAAAATCTTTAATAAGGTGTCAAAGTTATACAGGGTAATCAGAAAGGTGACAAAGGTTACTCATACCTGTTACTTTTTTGTTTTTGTTAATATTTTGTTTTACAATAGTTAATCATTAAAAAGGTTACAAAAGTGACAAAAGTTACACTTTTTTGCTCTTTTGGTTATTGTTACCTTTTAATGTCATATTGGTCTGTTTTACAAATAGATAAAATAATTGATGCTGAAATTACGATTTCAGTTGATAAATATAAACGTTTTTATATTTTGAATCATCACGTATCCAGTCGTGAAGCTCTCCGCTACACTTATATCCCGATTTTTCGAAAAGCCGTATACTTTGCAGGTTATCAACGGCTATATATGCAAATATCTGATTGATTTTCAGAAAAGAAAATACATATTCTCTTATGATTTCGAGAGTTTGTGAAGCATAGTTGCAATTGCGGTAATCTTCGTCAATTAATATACCGATTCCCGCACGGCTGTGATGAAAATCAAATTCGTACAAATCGACAGTACCTATAACTGTATTCGATGATTTGAGTTCTATCATCAACCGGAGTTGTTTTGCTTCGTATATATCTTGTTGTTGGGTTTCAGAAATATAATTACGTAATGCCAATTTAGAATAAGGAGTCAAAGTATTGCCATATATCCAAAGATTGGTATTATTCTCCCACTTGTAAAGATTCTCTAAATCCTCAGGTTCGAGAGCACGAAGCTTCAGATCTTTATTTTCAAGATACATATTCGTTTTTTTGTTTAATAGAATGTGTTCCAATCGTTATCCCCGTTTTAGGGCTATATATTTGATATTGTATATTCGTCTTCTTATTATAATCCATTTGCAGAATTATTTCTTCGTAGCTGAAATCATCTTTATTATAGGTAACAACCTTGTGATCTTTTGCTCTTCGCATTTTATTCGATATTTTCAGAAATGTCATTACCTTTTCTAATGCCATTTTAGTTTTGATACCTCCAAGAACCAATAATGAAAAGAATTTATTATCAGGATAGTACTTGTTGTAAAATATCTTCATTGCTCCATAAAAAGCATTTATATAGACAGTATCTCCTTTGTTGGTACTTTCACCTTTGTAATGTATAATACGTTCGGGTAAGTAGTAGTTCTTATAGCCGGCTTGTTGTATTCGGTATGAGAGGTCTATATCTTCACCATACATAAAGAAAGCTTCATCCAATAAACCTACTTTGTCAAGCGTTTCTTTTCGTATCATCATAAATGCCCCTGCCAATATAGAAATCTCGTGAATACTATCTTCATCCAAATATAACAAGTTATATTCTCCCAACAATTTTGATTTTGGAAATATAGATGCCAGACCGAATATTTTGCAAAAAGAAGCCCATGGTGATGGAAAGCCTCTTTTCGATTCGGGTAAGAATCGTCCCGATCCATCTATCATTTTTACACCTACAGCTCCCGATATTGGAGTGGAGTCCATAAAAAGACAAACATTAGATAAAACGTTTTCTCCGACAACGGTATCCGGATTAAGCAATAACAGATATTCCCCCTTAGCTAAAAGTATAGCTTGGTTGTTGGCTTTTGAGAAACCGGGATTTGTTCTGTTTTCTATGAAATGAATATTGTCTTGGGTAAACTTACTCTTTAAATATTCAATAGAATGATCTGTGGAATTATTGTCAACAATAAAAATCTCATAAGCAAAAGCAATGTTTGAATCTAAAATAGAATTCAAACATTGCTCCAGAAAATATTTTACATTGTAGTTAACAATGATTATCGACAATTTCATCTAAAGATATATTGAGTCGGATTTTTAATAGCCATCACGTTCAAACATCTCTCCTAAACGGATAAAGAAGTTCTTTTTTCGACGTCTGCGTTGTTGATTTTCTCCGGCAGACATCATTATTCTTTCGAACGAAAATTCTCCACGCTCGGCAGCCTTTACAGCGTTATATATAACACCCCAATCGGGTAATCCACCTACATTGCGGTCATCTATAAACAACTCGGCAGTAAGTTTGCGTGATGCTCTGGTCGGATCTTCTTCGGGATAATTTTTATTTGCAGCAAAAAACGTAAGTCCTTTTTTAGCACAATAATCTATAGCCTCTTGCAAAAGAGCACCATCTCTCACAGTCCATAAAATAAGAACATGTCCGTCTTTCTGAAGCTTTAATAGCGTATCTATGGCGAAAGGTATGGGAGCACCTAGTTTTGGGTATTCATGTTCTAC encodes:
- the fmt gene encoding methionyl-tRNA formyltransferase, translating into MDKRDLRIVFMGTPDFAVASLRILVENDYNVVGVITMPDKPSGRGHKIQYSAVKQYALEQNLQILQPEKLKNESFIEELKALKADLQIVVAFRMLPEVIWDMPRLGTFNLHASLLPQYRGAAPINWAIINGEKETGATTFFLTHEIDTGKIIAQERIPIGESDNVGKIHDELMNMGARLVQKTVDLLLDDKVDAIPQEQFIQNETELKAAPKIFKETCRIDWNQSVERIYNHIRGLSPYPVAWTELHSPDQEPVAAKLYSVNKILTETQLPAGSISTDNKTYLHIACTNGFIEVNEIQLPGKKAMRIDELLRGYKFPAESYFK
- a CDS encoding chloride channel protein, producing the protein MSERNTFNSFIAWKNRNVKEQHFIIFLSFLVGILTAAAALILKTIIHSIQHVLTHNFNDAHVNFLYLIYPVAGILIAGLFVKYVVRDDISHGVTKILYAISQRKSYIKAHNMYSSILASSVTIGFGGSVGAEAPIVLTGAAIGSNLGRAFKIEQRHLMLLIGCGAAGAIAGIFKAPIAGLVFVIEVLMLDLTMTTVLPLLITSVTAATFAYMTTGTGAMFRYAYVEIFHLERIPYVILLGIFCGLVSLYFTRAMNAIENVFRKLNYWQKFALGGSLLSVLIFLFPPFYGEGYDTIEALLSGLKDNESIMNGSLFYPLKNSSWGIVGLLISLLIFKVFASSATNGGGGTGGIFAPSLFLGCVAGFVFAYILNHFHLSPFLPHENFALMGMAGVMAGVMHAPLTGTFLIAELTGGYELLLPLLIVSTISYATIKLFEPHSIYAMRLAKKGELITHQKDKAVLTLMDLKSLIEHNFQPVNPNMTLGDMVKVITQSSRNIFPVVDDAGKLAGVVLIDNIRNIMFRPELYDKFKITRFLVSPPAVISINMHMEEIMSLFDKTKAWNLPVIDEHGKYLGFVSKSSILNNYRKVLVDNFSERD
- a CDS encoding pentapeptide repeat-containing protein, which produces MSRIYENQTITQEIFLEAGMNDIEYFECTIERCNLFEQTFTNCIFSNCTFKNCDLSMCKLSNTQLNDVKFENCKLMGVDFSRCPGFLFEVNFTDCILDFCSFEKLKMANTTFGKCSMKGVDLAGTQLPNSLFHQVNLEEATFANTNLKEANLSTAYNFTISPTQNNLKKAIFSENNLSGLLREFSITIV
- a CDS encoding L-threonylcarbamoyladenylate synthase; this encodes MKEDILKACEVMNAGGIILYPTDTIWGIGCDATNEDAVRKVYELKKRSDSKSMIVLIDIPVKLDYYLAEVPDMAWDLIEVSEKPLTIIYDKARQVAENLIAEDGTLAIRVTKEKFSQELCRRFRKAIVSTSANVSGEPSPQNFSQISDIIKNGVDYIVGFRQEELSNPKPSSIIKLGLDGQVKIIRE
- a CDS encoding GNAT family N-acetyltransferase, which produces MYLENKDLKLRALEPEDLENLYKWENNTNLWIYGNTLTPYSKLALRNYISETQQQDIYEAKQLRLMIELKSSNTVIGTVDLYEFDFHHSRAGIGILIDEDYRNCNYASQTLEIIREYVFSFLKINQIFAYIAVDNLQSIRLFEKSGYKCSGELHDWIRDDSKYKNVYIYQLKS
- a CDS encoding glycosyltransferase family 2 protein — encoded protein: MKLSIIIVNYNVKYFLEQCLNSILDSNIAFAYEIFIVDNNSTDHSIEYLKSKFTQDNIHFIENRTNPGFSKANNQAILLAKGEYLLLLNPDTVVGENVLSNVCLFMDSTPISGAVGVKMIDGSGRFLPESKRGFPSPWASFCKIFGLASIFPKSKLLGEYNLLYLDEDSIHEISILAGAFMMIRKETLDKVGLLDEAFFMYGEDIDLSYRIQQAGYKNYYLPERIIHYKGESTNKGDTVYINAFYGAMKIFYNKYYPDNKFFSLLVLGGIKTKMALEKVMTFLKISNKMRRAKDHKVVTYNKDDFSYEEIILQMDYNKKTNIQYQIYSPKTGITIGTHSIKQKNEYVS
- a CDS encoding BT0820 family HAD-type phosphatase, translated to MIIAVDFDGTIVEHEYPKLGAPIPFAIDTLLKLQKDGHVLILWTVRDGALLQEAIDYCAKKGLTFFAANKNYPEEDPTRASRKLTAELFIDDRNVGGLPDWGVIYNAVKAAERGEFSFERIMMSAGENQQRRRRKKNFFIRLGEMFERDGY